In Leishmania mexicana MHOM/GT/2001/U1103 complete genome, chromosome 13, the following proteins share a genomic window:
- a CDS encoding squalene monooxygenase-like protein: MLYFFAAVLCAVSTLLLLNRTLSRLRLSPARTSYDYDVIIVGGSIAGPVLAKALSDQGRKVLMVERTLFTKPDRIVGELLQPGGLNALKEVGMKECAEFIGMPCHGYVVVDDKGNHVDLPYRKGASGVSFHFGDFVQRLRSYVFRSCKENVTMVEGTVNNILTEGLSFGERAYGVEYTVAEMYEVPADPFREDPPKANPAAPTVRKVATAPLVVMCDGGMSKWKSRYQHYTPAYDYHSHFIGLVLKTVRLPKEQRGTVFLGKTGPILSYRLDDNELRILVDYNKPTLPSLEKQSEWLIQDVAPRLPEHMREEFIRVSKDTKSLRSMPMARYPPAFPSIKGYVGIGDHANQRHPLTGGGMTCCFRDAIRLANSLKDIQSLRSVNQEEMAAIEDKMQVAILNYVRFRYTHSCCINLLSWALYSVFSSQALRDACFDYFVCGGNRVTGPMDLLAGLDPNLGSLFFHYCCVMLYGVANVMMRTGAYSCTAKQLSNSEKLTNIASFFVDGGRMKHAAYLLGKSMEVALPLVKNEFYSMWRFVDPTSPLANISKRIKTMVYTRQFNGKQRKPVGL; this comes from the coding sequence ATGCTGTACTTCTTCGCTGCTGTTCTCTGTGCCGTCAGCACACTACTACTGTTGAACCGCACGCTCTCGCGGCTACGGTTGAGCCCGGCGCGCACGTCGTACGACTACGATGTCATCATTGTCGGTGGCAGTATCGCGGGCCCGGTGCTGGCCAAGGCGTTGTCGGATCAGGGTCGAAAGGTATTGATGGTGGAGCGGACGCTGTTCACTAAGCCGGACCGCATCGTtggtgagctgctgcagcctgGCGGCCTGAACGCGCTGAAAGAGGTAGGCATGAAGGAGTGCGCCGAGTTTATTGGCATGCCCTGCCATGGCTatgtggtggtggacgaTAAGGGCAATCATGTGGACCTGCCCTACCGCAAGGGTGCCTCCGGGGTGTCCTTCCACTTCGGCGACTTTGTGCAGAGACTGCGCTCGTACGTCTTCCGCAGCTGCAAGGAGAATGTTACGATGGTCGAGGGCACCGTCAACAACATCTTGACAGAGGGCCTCTCCTTTGGCGAGCGCGCCTACGGCGTCGAGTACACGGTAGCGGAGATGTACGAGGTGCCCGCCGATCCCTTCCGCGAGGACCCGCCCAAGGCCAACCCCGCGGCCCCGACGGTGCGCAAGGTTGCCACGGCACCGCTGGTTGTCATGTGCGATGGTGGCATGTCCAAGTGGAAAAGCCGCTACCAGCACTACACCCCTGCCTACGACTACCACTCGCACTTTATCGGCCTCGTGCTCAAGACGGTGCGTCTGCCCAAGGAGCAGCGCGGGACGGTCTTCCTCGGCAAAACAGGCCCGATCCTGTCTTACCGCCTGGACGACAACGAACTGCGCATACTCGTAGACTACAACAAGCCCACACTGCCCAGCCTCGAGAAGCAGAGCGAGTGGCTCATCCAGGACGTGGCGCCGCGCCTGCCGGAGCACATGCGCGAAGAGTTCATTCGGGTATCGAAGGACACAAAGAGTCTGCGCAGCATGCCTATGGCGCGCTATCCGCCTGCGTTTCCTTCCATCAAGGGGTACGTTGGCATCGGCGACCATGCCAACCAGCGGCACCCGCTGACTGGCGGCGGCATGACTTGCTGCTTCCGCGACGCGATTCGCCTGGCAAACAGTTTGAAGGACATCCAGTCACTGCGCTCAGTCAACCAGGAGGAGATGGCCGCCATCGAGGACAAGATGCAGGTCGCCATTTTGAACTATGTGCGCTTCCGCTACACCCACAGTTGCTGCATCAACCTGCTGTCGTGGGCTCTCTACTCCGTCTTCAGCAGCCAGGCCTTGCGCGACGCGTGCTTTGACTACTTTGTGTGCGGTGGGAACCGTGTGACGGGCCCAATGGACCTGCTAGCGGGTCTCGACCCGAATCTAGGCAGCCTCTTCTTCCATTACTGCTGCGTGATGCTGTACGGCGTCGCTAACGTGATGATGAGGACAGGTGCGTACAGCTGCACTGCCAAACAGCTGTCCAACTCGGAGAAGCTGACCAATATCGCCTCCTTCTTCGTGGACGGGGGGCGCATGAAGCACGCGGCGTATCTCCTGGGCAAGTCGATGGAGGTCGCGCTTCCGCTGGTGAAGAACGAGTTCTACTCTATGTGGCGCTTCGTCGATCCCACGAGCCCACTGGCCAACATCTCCAAGCGCATCAAGACGATGGTCTACACGAGGCAGTTCAATGGCAAACAACGCAAGCCTGTCGGCCTCTGA
- a CDS encoding mitochondrial DNA polymerase I protein D,putative encodes MRSFPARQNPFAATLVADDPKMLLAKAQYCIFTLAYDPAQKLYAVYSATTNEVVVMQEELIWKAAMWVDERIGDDYIAGLLFGNDASSDVKSAATMLSNKAMKRLVLAPDTWGITFLAFKAQQEVVKGVDMPLGLEHAAFLLMQRQFNGTTVDPPVYDVGAGAYMPSDVLKSNGAARSAVMGWDVLLNVHRRFGTPGSRKTLNPVEQIVRRVVKAVNVFVVDINVRVGKGTITEGYTMIVTIFDSQRRSQSVHMIRSLAEETVKLNALTTLLYGEGSSSISLFVPTARTRSSQLVAFARTCRPKSPFFVAEVSSLAPYFGGHNVAKGVSEEEDPRATWNLIRQNCFPENHLRKDEEKMDRYLHRGFTALANKLFSERLQKVSPAIMSAVNSIPAQEEAAAAFKRLEEMAAEAKKNPVPQITTASFLNKVNINDAEVVFGLQQWRRKIYEDQGRLGREKKALGGLRRYLILDLETTTIRRYKRVANPFTKENYVVLSGARDYKGNVFMPRRYFDRSVAMRYDDPSVTSQNHLVEKSSKDSLFLPPLDEYDVIVGHNIKFDMLHIWRDVEFRKFLRRGGKIWDTMYGEYLLTGQEVKLGHGAGLEDVAKSYGGQTMKLDAVKRAWAEGKETYEIPYSTLTEYLHGDLENTELIFCKHMERALEQRQVIIGCARMEGLLCTTEMEYNGLKTNVDLAQRQSNELMTKVSELRRHLEESIPQEIPHDCRKFFNWSSNQHLITFFFGGKLTLSTNARESKPLTGELFARHTLFLRPECFPPSEYPNGVFLRPPVHVLGIGDCAIMAGMPSEKGTRLFRGYLEAYMRQAGFRKSSSILESLRRDATTVSRLNADKGGETSALANLLPRRHLFLFAALTPSGTEGIAKLFVKNPISGESVTITESDKAEQLERFVIAQVAKHTEMIMPTEDDASVKDAAFADAHVTILARDAGFSFMHYIRSDAGLTRYLEAHAGYLDAADPKLRYNISLADTVAILAYYKHQYASNLHATLGGSRRRGSSSSSGGGAADSLGPVIPPKALPKVGKRNKMGIAEAFKKALLQESLMKPEEWCNYYIDIFLHIANAALQHEALSTEPSKTRKGKKDAARTDDDLPVLLRQRRAFVGYYNSLPDAERKRLALMCLVGKTTSSVYDCFAIPCAHDDIVKVNIKGRLAQYIPNELEAEQVMRRFRSSTTRQLQVGEDTLSYFKSNHNDSTASVILELRALEKLIGTYYESTDGGTGMVSLVHSMDSCIHHELIHNKTNTGRLASANPNCQNIPKEDKSSLRDMFISRFGDKGMCIEADYSQLEVVALAVLASDEQMLEDLRNNVDFHCKRVTMMRPDLKYTDVLQRAKKNKEPEFVKLRQQAKIFSFQRQYGAGVRMLSQSTGLTQDQVRMLIEKENETYRGVEVFNKMVTLSANSYDASLQNGVRNVRGHQFFKGMFPVLTGSRYVFTESDVPEGMLRERDAVRKSTNFSPTHLKNYPVQGFAGEIVQVMLGVLWRHFLANNNYNGLAVLTNTVHDCVWVDCHVSVYRQVAKDVELIMDGARTVLNALYPEMQVAVDFPCDVVAGESMGALRPIMEETTL; translated from the coding sequence ATGAGGTCGTTCCCAGCGCGGCAGAACCCATTCGCGGCCACCCTGGTGGCAGATGACCCAAAGATGCTGCTGGCCAAGGCGCAGTACTGCATCTTCACCCTCGCCTACGACCCCGCGCAGAAGCTTTATGCTGTGTACTCCGCCACGACGAACGAGGTGGTCGTCATGCAGGAGGAACTCATATGGAAGGCCGCAATGTGGGTCGACGAGCGCATTGGTGACGACTACATTGCTGGGCTCTTATTTGGCAACGACGCCTCGAGCGATGTGAAATCCGCCGCGACGATGCTGAGCAACAAGGCGATGAAGAGGCTGGTGTTAGCGCCGGACACATGGGGCATCACGTTCCTCGCCTTCAAAGCACAGCAAGAGGTCGTGAAGGGCGTGGACATGCCTCTCGGTCTCGAGCACGCTGCATTTCTGCTGATGCAGCGGCAGTTCAACGGCACCACCGTCGACCCGCCGGTGTACGATGTGGGGGCCGGCGCGTACATGCCAAGCGACGTGCTGAAGTCGAACGGAGCAGCGCGCAGTGCCGTTATGGGCTGGGATGTGCTTCTCAACGTGCATCGCCGCTTTGGCACCCCTGGCAGTCGCAAGACGCTGAATCCGGTGGAGCAGATTGTGCGGCGGGTCGTCAAGGCCGTGAACGTCTTCGTGGTGGACATCAACGTGCGGGTCGGCAAGGGCACCATCACGGAGGGGTACACGATGATTGTCACCATCTTTGACTCACAGCGGCGCTCTCAGTCGGTGCACATGATCCGCAGCCTAGCAGAGGAAACGGTGAAGCTCAACGCGCTCACCACGCTCCTGTACGGCGAGGGCAGTTCATCCATTTCGCTGTTTGTGCCGACGGCCCGTACCAGGTCGTCGCAGCTTGTGGCGTTTGCGAGGACATGCCGCCCGAAGAGTCCGTTCTTCGTGGCGGAAGTTTCGAGCTTGGCGCCGTACTTTGGCGGGCACAACGTTGCGAAGGGCgtcagcgaagaggaggaccCGCGAGCGACGTGGAACCTCATCCGGCAAAACTGCTTCCCAGAGAATCACCTGCGTaaggacgaggagaagaTGGATCGCTACCTTCACCGCGGCTTCACCGCGCTGGCTAACAAGCTCTTCTCGGAGCGCCTGCAGAAAGTCTCGCCAGCGATCATGAGCGCTGTGAACAGCATCCCTGCccaggaagaggcggcggccgccttcaAGCGcctggaggagatggcggcagaggcgaagAAGAACCCGGTGCCACAAATCACAACGGCCAGCTTCCTCAACAAGGTCAACATCAACGACGCGGAGGTCGTATTTGGGCTACAGCAGTGGCGTCGAAAAATCTACGAAGATCAAGGCCGTCTGGGGCGGGAGAAGAAAGCGCTGGGTGGCCTGCGCCGGTACCTCATCTTGGATCTGGAGACGACAACGATACGGCGCTACAAGCGCGTGGCAAACCCGTTCACCAAGGAGAACTACGTCGTCTTGTCCGGCGCTCGCGACTACAAGGGGAACGTATTCATGCCCAGGCGCTACTTTGACCGCAGCGTTGCCATGCGCTACGACGACCCGTCCGTGACAAGTCAAAACCACCTCGTCGAGAAGTCCTCCAAGGACTCGCTCtttctgccgccgctggacGAGTACGATGTCATTGTAGGCCACAACATCAAGTTCGATATGCTGCACATTTGGCGCGACGTCGAGTTTCGAAAGTTCCTGCGCCGTGGTGGCAAGATATGGGATACCATGTATGGCGAGTATCTCTTGACCGGGCAAGAGGTGAAGCTCGGGCACGGGGCGGGCCTGGAGGATGTGGCGAAGAGCTACGGCGGCCAAACGATGAAGCTGGATGCGGTGAAGCGGGCGTGggcggaggggaaggagacGTACGAGATTCCATACAGCACCCTCACCGAGTACCTCCACGGCGACCTCGAGAACACCGAGCTCATTTTCTGCAAACACATGGAGCGGGCcctcgagcagcggcaggtcATCATCGGCTGTGCGCGGATGGAGGGGCTGCTGTGTACGACGGAGATGGAGTACAACGGACTCAAGACGAACGTCGACCtagcgcagcggcagagcaaTGAACTGATGACAAAGGTGTCGGAGCTGCGCCGACACCTGGAGGAGTCCATCCCGCAGGAGATCCCGCACGACTGTCGCAAATTCTTTAACTGGTCCTCCAATCAGCACCTCATCACGTTCTTCTTTGGCGGCAAGCTCACGCTGAGCACGAACGCGCGGGAGAGCAAGCCGCTCACGGGCGAACTATTTGCGCGCCACACCTTGTTCCTCCGCCCTGAGTGCTTCCCGCCGTCGGAGTACCCAAATGGCGTCTTTCTGCGGCCGCCGGTGCACGTCCTCGGCATTGGCGACTGTGCGATCATGGCGGGCATGCCGTCTGAGAAGGGTACACGCCTCTTCCGCGGGTACCTGGAGGCGTACATGCGGCAGGCGGGCTTCCGCAAGAGCTCATCGATTTTGGAGAGTTTGCGGCGAGATGCGACGACGGTGTCGCGACTGAATGCCGACAAGGGCGGCGAGACGTCGGCCCTTGCCAACCTGTTGCCGCGGCGccatctcttcctcttcgctgcGCTGACACCGAGCGGCACCGAGGGCATCGCCAAACTGTTCGTCAAGAACCCGATCAGCGGCGAATCCGTGACAATAACGGAGAGCGAcaaggcggagcagctggagcggtTTGTAATCGCGCAAGTGGCAAAGCACACGGAGATGATCATGCCcaccgaggacgacgcgTCGGTAAAGGATGCGGCATTCGCGGATGCGCACGTAACTATTCTAGCGCGCGACGCGGGATTCTCTTTTATGCACTATATCCGCAGCGATGCGGGGCTGACTCGGTACTtggaggcgcacgcgggcTACCTTGACGCGGCGGACCCAAAGCTGCGCTACAACATCTCTCTTGCCGACACGGTCGCCATCTTAGCCTACTACAAGCACCAGTACGCGAGCAACCTGCACGCGACGCTAGGCGGCTcgaggcggagaggcagcagcagcagcagtggcggcggcgccgccgactCGCTTGGACCGGTCATCCCGCCAAAGGCGCTGCCGAAGGTGGGGAAGCGCAACAAGATGGGCATCGCGGAGGCCTTcaagaaggcgctgctgcaggagtcATTGATGAAGCCGGAGGAGTGGTGCAACTACTACATCGATATCTTTCTCCATATCGCCAATGCGGCCCTGCAGCATGAGGCGCTCTCGACTGAGCCGTCCAAGACGCGCAAGGGAAAGAAGGACGCAgcgcgcaccgacgacgacctgccggtgctgctgcggcagcggcgcgccttTGTCGGCTACTACAACTCGCTGCCCGATGCCGAGCGAAAGCGGCTGGCACTCATGTGTCTGGTGGGCAAGACGACCTCCTCGGTGTACGACTGCTTCGCCATTCCGTGCGCCCACGATGACATCGTCAAGGTGAACATCAAAGGCCGGCTTGCGCAGTACATCCCAAATGAactggaggcggagcaggtgatgcgccgcttccgcaGCTCGACGACGCGCCAGTTGCAGGTTGGGGAAGATACCCTTAGTTACTTCAAGTCCAACCACAACGACAGCACTGCCAGTGTTATCCTTGAGCTGCGCGCACTCGAGAAGCTGATTGGTACCTACTACGAGAgcaccgacggcggcacTGGAATGGTGTCGCTTGTGCACTCGATGGACAGCTGCATCCACCACGAGCTGATCCACAACAAGACGAACACTGGACGCCTGGCGAGTGCGAACCCGAACTGCCAGAACATTCCAAAGGAGGACAAGTCGAGCCTGCGCGATATGTTCATCAGCCGCTTCGGTGACAAGGGCATGTGCATCGAGGCGGACTATTCACAGCTGGAGGTCGTGGCACTCGCTGTGCTCGCATCCGACGAGCAGATGCTTGAAGACTTGCGGAACAATGTGGACTTCCACTGCAAACGTGTGACGATGATGCGGCCGGATCTTAAATACACcgatgtgctgcagcgcgccaaaAAGAACAAGGAGCCGGAGTTTGTGAAGCTGCGGCAACAGGCGAAGATATTCTCCTTCCAGCGGCAATACGGTGCCGGCGTGCGGATGCTGAGTCAAAGCACTGGGCTTACCCAGGACCAGGTCCGCATGCTTATCGAGAAGGAGAATGAGACGTACCGTGGCGTTGAGGTGTTCAACAAGATGGTAACCTTATCGGCGAACAGCTACGACGCATCGCTGCAGAACGGCGTGCGAAACGTGCGCGGCCACCAGTTCTTCAAGGGCATGTTCCCCGTGTTGACGGGGAGCCGCTACGTCTTCACGGAGTCGGACGTTCCGGAGGGAATGCTGCGCGAGCGGGACGCGGTGCGCAAGTCGACGAActtctcccccacccacctcaAGAACTACCCCGTACAGGGCTTCGCTGGCGAGATTGTGCAGGTGATGCTCGGGGTGCTGTGGCGGCACTTCCTCGCCAACAACAATTACAACGGCCTTGCGGTGCTCACGAACACGGTGCACGACTGCGTGTGGGTGGACTGTCATGTTTCCGTGTACCGCCAGGTGGCAAAGGATGTGGAGCTCATCATGGACGGAGCGCGGACGGTACTCAACGCCTTGTACCCCGAAATGCAGGTGGCCGTGGATTTCCCGTGCGATGTGGTGGCTGGAGAGAGCATGGGGGCGCTGCGGCCCATCATGGAGGAAACAACGCTCTAG
- a CDS encoding putative mitogen-activated protein kinase 7, with the protein MAVNEAAVPFIHAARDNGLLLGGRELPAMIDHTSEHSKTYHVHGSTFEVAPHFEVLNGIGYGAYGVVCAAVDLRLVPSSVYYNEAMRTIEEEGRIVTRRSRGHDAPVYFRTRAVLDEAGRGGPVRVPHLYSEPFKRRTLARGEVSPFVAIKKMTKVFDDLVDGRRILREIKLLRYLQGHPNIVRLMEVGRPHVSTGALSSAAFDDIYIVTDLMDTDLAALLKSSQEIQMDQFRFIAYQLIKVLVYLHSSGVIHRDLKPGNILLNGNCDMKLCDFGLSRGGVPAWPHENTLTAVATAAKSNANELEDWGLFCWSSSAVRGASSSPHAASQPPLYSLTDYVVTRYYRAPELLIMGRYNHAIDMWSAGCILAEMVLRRPLFAGANYLSQLALILETPGLRGVPQTPEQVAALFEGGEEGKHFINDILFHKTARGRESLMLTNQVHSQALFHSTLFAFNVDIPMSLGILIANLLSFDPRKRPTAVEALRDPFFRPLYDNRDEILRCPASDPSVAREEIDDIAAYQKAHPCVVVDESPVFTWEFDHRITSAQALRSLFEEECQISRDVQQQIEKQKRPRASTVV; encoded by the coding sequence ATGGCGGTCAACGAAGCAGCGGTCCCGTTCATTCATGCGGCGCGCGACAACGGGCTGTTGCTCGGTGGCAGAGAGTTGCCAGCGATGATCGATCACACCAGTGAGCACAGCAAGACTTATCATGTGCACGGCTCCACCTTTGAGGTGGCACCTCACTTTGAGGTGCTGAACGGGATCGGATATGGCGCGTACGGCGTAGTGTGTGCTGCAGTGGACCTGCGCCTCGTCCCATCCAGTGTCTACTACAACGAGGCGATGCGCACCATCGAGGAAGAAGGTCGCATAGTCACGCGGCGAAGTCGCGGCCACGACGCGCCTGTGTACTTCCGCACGCGTGCTGTGCTGGACGAAGCCGGGCGAGGTGGACCAGTGCGAGTTCCGCACTTGTACTCGGAGCCGTTCAAGCGCCGTACGCTGGCGCGTGGGGAGGTGTCCCCGTTCGTCGCAATCAAGAAGATGACGAAGGTGTTCGATGATCTCGTGGATGGGCGCCGCATCTTGAGAGAGATCAAGTTGCTGAGGTACCTGCAAGGGCATCCGAACATTGTGCGGTTGATGGAGGTTGGACGTCCCCACGTCTCCACCGGTGCCTTGTCGTCCGCCGCATTCGATGATATCTATATAGTGACCGACCTCATGGACACAGACCTAGCGGCTCTGCTGAAGTCCTCGCAGGAGATCCAGATGGACCAGTTCCGCTTTATCGCCTATCAGCTTATCAAGGTGCTGGTGTAcctgcacagcagcggcgtcatcCACCGTGACCTGAAGCCGGGTAACATCCTTCTTAACGGCAACTGCGACATGAAACTCTGCGACTTTGGCCTCTCCCGCGGCGGCGTTCCTGCTTGGCCGCATGAGAACACTCTCACGGCAGTCGCGACCGCAGCCAAGTCGAACGCCAACGAACTTGAGGATTGGGGTCTATTCTGCTGGTCATCTTCCGCAGTCCGTGGGGCATCATCCTCCCCTCACGCCGCCAGCCAACCCCCGCTCTACAGCCTCACCGACTACGTTGTCACGCGCTACTACCGAGCACCCGAGCTGCTCATCATGGGCCGCTACAACCACGCAATCGACATGTGGTCTGCCGGCTGCATCCTGGCCGagatggtgctgcgccgcccatTGTTCGCCGGTGCCAACTACCTCTCCCAGCTGGCGTTGATTCTAGAGACGCCGGGGTTGCGTGGCGTCCCGCAGACGCCGGAGCAAGTTGCCGCGCTCTTCGAGGGTGGCGAAGAAGGCAAGCACTTTATCAATGACATCCTTTTTCACAAAACTGCACGAGGGCGGGAGTCGCTAATGCTGACCAACCAGGTCCACTCCCAGGCCCTCTTCCACAGTACCCTCTTCGCCTTCAATGTTGACATTCCTATGAGTCTCGGCATATTGATTGCCAATCTGCTCTCCTTCGATCCCCGCAAGCGACCcaccgccgtggaggcgctgcgcgatcCGTTTTTCCGGCCGCTGTATGACAACAGAGATGAAATTCTTCGCTGCCCTGCATCCGACCCAAGCGTTGCACGAGAGGAAATCGATGACATCGCCGCCTACCAGAAGGCACACCCGTGTGTCGTGGTGGATGAGAGCCCTGTGTTCACGTGGGAGTTCGACCACCGCATCACGAGTGCGCAGGCGTTGCGCAGCCTCTTCGAGGAGGAGTGCCAGATCTCGCgcgatgtgcagcagcagatcgAAAAACAGAAGCGTCCGCGTGCTTCTACTGTAGTGTAG